In Sphingomonas panacisoli, one genomic interval encodes:
- a CDS encoding retropepsin-like aspartic protease family protein: MPVRTPLLLLAALAAAPTQPNVYGPPPAAGTAERLAYDAELGGEKEDAAIEAWLATHLDAPARQRALLWHRLCNDFGVRVGGIRRVTACANAVKLTGDSEDKSDFDIATAFRDTPATTARGQTTVSLVANPLGSRSAEVTVEGTALQWIVDTGAEITTLPASTAAKIGVQFVAGTADVGTSVGSVKGKLGVIDTATIGGVTIRHIQVLVLPDEMLRLAKDYVIPGILGLPAIAATGRIAWLDGGTRLALGMDAPKPSGKVDRVYWHESGLGIPLKTALGTAGAQFDSGANATSLRQPGLALLTKQQIDSATERNGTLGGAGGYISVKQRVLPKFSYTLAGAALESQKVTIEENADSAGRVGSDILPQLKVLTIDFATMTLAAEPSSAR; the protein is encoded by the coding sequence ATGCCTGTCCGTACGCCCTTGCTTCTTCTTGCCGCGCTCGCTGCTGCTCCGACCCAGCCCAACGTTTATGGTCCACCTCCGGCCGCCGGCACCGCTGAGCGATTGGCCTACGACGCAGAACTTGGCGGCGAGAAGGAGGACGCGGCGATCGAGGCATGGCTGGCAACACATTTAGACGCACCTGCCCGACAGCGCGCACTTCTTTGGCACCGCCTATGCAACGACTTCGGCGTGCGGGTCGGCGGTATCCGCCGGGTGACCGCATGCGCCAACGCGGTCAAGCTCACTGGTGATAGTGAAGACAAAAGTGATTTCGATATCGCGACCGCGTTCCGCGATACGCCCGCGACCACCGCAAGGGGGCAAACAACCGTATCATTGGTGGCGAACCCACTGGGCAGCCGAAGTGCAGAAGTGACGGTCGAAGGCACGGCTCTCCAGTGGATCGTCGATACGGGCGCCGAAATCACGACGTTGCCGGCTAGCACCGCTGCCAAGATCGGTGTGCAGTTCGTGGCTGGCACGGCCGACGTCGGGACTTCCGTGGGCAGCGTTAAGGGTAAGCTCGGCGTTATCGACACGGCGACGATCGGCGGTGTTACGATCCGTCACATCCAGGTGTTGGTCTTGCCCGACGAAATGCTCCGGCTGGCCAAAGATTATGTCATTCCAGGGATCCTTGGTTTGCCGGCGATTGCCGCGACCGGGCGGATTGCATGGTTGGATGGCGGCACGAGGCTGGCGCTTGGAATGGACGCCCCGAAACCCTCAGGCAAAGTCGATCGCGTTTACTGGCACGAGTCTGGACTCGGTATTCCCCTGAAAACGGCGCTCGGCACGGCAGGCGCTCAGTTCGATAGCGGTGCAAACGCGACGTCTCTCCGCCAGCCAGGTCTTGCTCTGCTCACCAAGCAGCAGATCGACAGCGCCACCGAGCGAAATGGCACTCTGGGTGGCGCGGGTGGCTACATCAGCGTGAAGCAGCGCGTCCTGCCCAAATTTTCGTACACTCTAGCGGGCGCGGCGCTCGAATCGCAAAAGGTCACTATCGAGGAAAACGCGGACAGTGCC
- a CDS encoding PilZ domain-containing protein codes for MMIEIDGAHHLRATPRYKLFQPTEITVEKRVARAHILNLSAGGVLVSVSEPPAQDTVLEVQCGGKTLRARVIWTKDDRLGAAFLWPLTDTYVSALVAAQDAALALKTARRLLRSPAE; via the coding sequence ATGATGATCGAGATCGATGGAGCGCATCATCTGCGTGCCACTCCCCGCTATAAGCTCTTTCAGCCGACCGAGATAACCGTCGAGAAGCGCGTCGCTCGGGCTCACATCCTGAACCTCTCGGCAGGGGGAGTGTTGGTTTCCGTTAGCGAGCCACCTGCGCAGGACACCGTCCTAGAGGTCCAATGTGGCGGAAAGACGCTCCGCGCGCGCGTGATCTGGACTAAGGATGATCGACTGGGCGCTGCATTTTTATGGCCATTGACCGATACTTATGTCAGCGCCCTTGTCGCGGCCCAAGATGCAGCCCTTGCCCTTAAAACCGCCAGAAGGCTTCTCCGCAGTCCAGCGGAGTAA
- a CDS encoding putative bifunctional diguanylate cyclase/phosphodiesterase has product MIGLMTGWSGLGQGLEHGLAEARYALRHHQSTGDVVIVEVDARSIAAIDRWPWPRHNYASAVDRLRLAGVASIAFDVDFSASSNPAEDLAFGASLARADGLVTLPTFRQAADNRRDGYIDSLPIPELRAHSLAATVSVLPDADGKVRNVPLGEITNGLPRPSLAAMIAGRNGSAGAEFPIDYSIDPASIPRFSFIDIRDGKVDPALLRGKKVLIGATAIEIGDRYGVPRFGVIPGVVIQALAALTLESGIPSRAGWFGPLCLAILLGSLLLRVRSTLLLAAGSAAATLGLFAASTIAGSAGLEASLVPSLVALYATITWAAVVRANAWLATRRAIDDATGLPNQHALAAALANKDGTAIAAVRIADYDRLLATLGARGIADLICRVRDRISVLAGGITLYRVDDRVLAWQAVAPADQLAVRHEQLRALMLTPVEVAGRKVDVSVATGMAIVAADGAYPAIANASMAADLALTSGIGWHLHATSDAEAASTELSLASDLDDAIATGDVYPLYQPKKNLRTGEIASVEALVRWNHRTHGMLRPDHFIPLLERAGRIASLTLHVVTCAIRDVERWRSRGHQVTTAVNLSATLLESTAFIDQLEDLIRGSGVDPRLLIFEVTESAAMHAPDVAAAALGRFKSLGVAISMDDYGTGQSTLTYLKKLPLDELKIDRSFVEFAHQNRGDAVLVRSTIDLAHELGLKVVAEGVETEECLKFLTSVDCDLAQGYLISKPIDAASIAVLLDIGARQAA; this is encoded by the coding sequence TTGATCGGCCTCATGACGGGTTGGTCCGGGCTGGGCCAAGGGCTTGAACATGGTCTGGCCGAGGCCCGCTATGCCCTTCGCCATCATCAGTCGACTGGCGACGTTGTCATCGTAGAAGTTGATGCGCGCAGCATCGCGGCGATCGACCGCTGGCCATGGCCGCGACACAATTACGCCTCTGCTGTCGACCGTCTGCGCTTGGCTGGCGTCGCGTCGATAGCATTCGACGTTGATTTCTCGGCATCGTCGAACCCTGCCGAAGATTTAGCGTTTGGTGCTTCACTCGCGCGGGCTGATGGCTTGGTTACGTTGCCGACGTTCCGTCAGGCCGCAGACAACCGACGTGATGGCTATATCGACTCCTTGCCGATCCCCGAGCTGCGAGCGCACAGCCTGGCCGCCACTGTCAGCGTCCTGCCTGACGCCGATGGCAAGGTGCGCAATGTCCCGTTGGGAGAGATCACCAACGGCCTGCCGCGGCCCTCTCTCGCGGCGATGATTGCCGGACGCAACGGCAGTGCGGGGGCTGAATTTCCGATCGATTATTCCATCGATCCAGCGTCGATCCCACGCTTTAGCTTCATCGACATCCGTGACGGCAAGGTCGACCCTGCATTGCTCCGCGGTAAAAAAGTCCTCATCGGCGCCACCGCGATCGAAATTGGCGACCGCTACGGCGTGCCGCGTTTCGGTGTTATTCCAGGTGTCGTTATACAGGCACTTGCTGCGCTGACCCTGGAAAGCGGCATCCCAAGTCGGGCTGGTTGGTTCGGCCCGTTGTGCCTTGCGATCCTGCTAGGCTCGTTGCTGCTGCGCGTTCGATCGACCCTTCTGCTGGCAGCAGGCTCTGCTGCCGCGACCCTGGGTCTGTTTGCGGCATCCACTATCGCCGGCTCCGCCGGGCTGGAGGCCTCGCTCGTTCCCAGCCTCGTCGCACTTTACGCAACGATTACCTGGGCAGCCGTCGTGCGTGCGAATGCTTGGTTGGCCACTCGTCGCGCGATCGACGATGCGACCGGCTTACCTAATCAGCACGCTTTGGCCGCAGCTCTTGCTAACAAAGATGGCACGGCAATTGCTGCCGTTCGCATCGCCGATTACGACCGCTTGCTGGCGACCCTCGGCGCGAGAGGAATCGCGGATTTGATTTGCCGTGTGCGCGACAGAATCAGCGTGCTCGCGGGCGGTATCACCCTTTACCGTGTCGATGACCGCGTGCTTGCGTGGCAGGCGGTCGCGCCAGCCGACCAGCTGGCCGTGCGACATGAACAGTTGCGCGCGTTGATGCTCACGCCGGTGGAAGTGGCCGGCCGCAAAGTTGACGTGTCTGTGGCGACGGGCATGGCCATTGTCGCGGCGGACGGGGCCTATCCAGCGATTGCGAACGCGTCGATGGCGGCCGACCTGGCGCTCACCAGCGGCATCGGCTGGCACTTGCACGCGACATCCGATGCGGAGGCAGCAAGCACGGAATTGTCCTTGGCCAGCGATCTGGACGACGCCATCGCGACAGGCGACGTCTACCCGCTCTATCAGCCCAAGAAGAACCTTCGAACGGGCGAAATCGCCAGCGTGGAAGCGTTGGTCCGTTGGAACCATCGCACCCATGGCATGTTGCGGCCAGATCATTTCATTCCCCTGCTCGAACGCGCCGGGCGCATCGCGAGCTTGACGCTTCACGTCGTCACTTGCGCGATCCGCGATGTCGAGCGGTGGCGGTCACGCGGTCATCAGGTGACCACGGCCGTCAACCTGTCGGCAACCTTGCTGGAGTCGACGGCATTCATCGATCAACTGGAGGACCTCATACGCGGTAGCGGCGTCGATCCCCGATTGCTGATTTTCGAGGTGACGGAGTCGGCGGCGATGCACGCGCCCGATGTCGCCGCGGCGGCGCTTGGTAGATTCAAATCGTTGGGTGTGGCGATTTCGATGGATGATTACGGCACGGGCCAGTCGACGCTAACCTATCTGAAAAAGCTGCCGCTCGACGAACTCAAGATCGATCGCAGCTTCGTCGAATTCGCACACCAGAACCGCGGCGACGCTGTGCTTGTACGATCGACGATCGACCTCGCCCACGAACTTGGGTTGAAGGTCGTCGCCGAAGGCGTCGAAACCGAGGAATGTCTAAAATTCTTGACGTCGGTCGATTGCGATCTCGCGCAGGGCTATCTCATCAGCAAGCCGATCGACGCCGCTTCGATCGCCGTCTTGCTCGATATCGGTGCGCGGCAGGCCGCATGA
- a CDS encoding FecR domain-containing protein — translation MYKSFKITLSTFALCLSAPAWAAGADWTVSEASGRVVTRDASGDHPIARGSIIPAGATVVTGAGARAVLVRGDDFVTVSAASRVRVPDAKSPSMVQMFLEWGTGLFKVKHTDKPHFGVKTPYLAAVVKGTTFTVTVGQDGSSLQVLDGAVGVATNDGGANELIRPGMVAVVGAGDQYRLTIQGQNSRVIDSPMRGSRTPATAEDSPKIGETAPTPTNNGSGTTAKSNDDFAWSEVSNSVVGAPVEAKPVDLETVTGGLVSNGSASATVAMSAAVPVAPGPAVGPGKGNDAKPEPGNSSDDKPDTGKGNDAKPDPGKGNDAKPDPGKGNDAKPDPGKGNDAKPDPGKGNDAKPDPGKGNDAKPDPGKGNDAKPDPAKGNDAKPDPGKGDDAKPDPGKGNDAKPDPGKGNDAKPDPGKDNDAKPDPGKGNDAKPDPGKGNDAKPDPGKGNDAKPEPGNVNGNGNPKGNGGGNGPAVDIDVGGLVDVDVGLGGKDIGAGINKGRGGKK, via the coding sequence ATGTACAAATCGTTCAAGATCACGCTGAGCACGTTCGCACTGTGTCTTTCCGCACCGGCATGGGCCGCGGGCGCCGATTGGACCGTAAGCGAAGCGAGCGGACGCGTGGTGACGCGCGACGCCAGCGGCGACCACCCGATCGCGCGCGGCTCCATCATTCCTGCGGGAGCGACGGTCGTGACCGGTGCCGGGGCCCGCGCCGTGCTGGTGCGCGGTGATGATTTCGTCACGGTTTCAGCAGCGAGCCGCGTTCGCGTGCCCGACGCCAAATCGCCGTCGATGGTCCAGATGTTCCTGGAATGGGGCACTGGCCTATTCAAGGTGAAGCATACCGACAAACCGCATTTCGGCGTGAAGACGCCATATCTCGCGGCCGTGGTGAAGGGCACGACATTCACGGTCACGGTCGGTCAGGACGGTAGCTCGCTGCAAGTGCTCGACGGGGCGGTCGGTGTCGCGACAAACGATGGCGGCGCCAACGAATTGATCCGCCCCGGCATGGTCGCCGTGGTCGGTGCCGGCGATCAGTATCGTTTGACTATTCAGGGTCAGAACAGTCGAGTGATCGACTCGCCGATGCGCGGGAGCCGGACTCCGGCGACAGCGGAAGACTCGCCGAAGATCGGCGAAACCGCTCCCACGCCCACGAACAATGGGTCCGGAACGACTGCGAAGAGCAATGACGACTTCGCCTGGAGCGAGGTATCTAACAGTGTTGTCGGCGCCCCCGTCGAAGCGAAGCCCGTCGATTTGGAAACCGTGACCGGTGGGCTCGTGAGCAACGGCAGCGCCAGCGCTACCGTAGCGATGTCGGCTGCGGTGCCTGTCGCCCCCGGTCCTGCCGTGGGTCCGGGCAAAGGCAACGATGCCAAGCCCGAGCCCGGCAATAGCAGTGACGACAAGCCCGACACCGGCAAGGGCAATGACGCCAAACCCGATCCCGGCAAGGGCAACGACGCCAAGCCCGACCCTGGCAAGGGCAACGACGCCAAACCCGACCCCGGCAAGGGCAACGACGCCAAGCCCGACCCTGGCAAGGGTAACGATGCCAAGCCCGACCCGGGCAAGGGCAACGACGCCAAGCCCGACCCAGGCAAGGGCAACGACGCGAAGCCCGACCCCGCCAAGGGCAACGACGCCAAGCCCGATCCCGGCAAGGGTGACGACGCCAAGCCTGATCCCGGCAAGGGTAACGACGCCAAGCCTGATCCCGGCAAGGGTAACGACGCCAAGCCCGATCCCGGCAAGGACAACGACGCCAAGCCCGATCCCGGTAAGGGTAACGATGCCAAGCCCGATCCCGGTAAGGGTAACGATGCCAAGCCCGATCCCGGTAAGGGTAACGATGCCAAGCCCGAACCGGGCAACGTTAATGGCAATGGCAACCCAAAAGGCAATGGAGGTGGGAACGGTCCCGCTGTCGATATCGACGTCGGGGGGTTGGTAGACGTGGATGTCGGCCTTGGCGGCAAAGACATCGGTGCGGGGATCAACAAAGGTAGAGGCGGCAAGAAGTAG
- a CDS encoding ShlB/FhaC/HecB family hemolysin secretion/activation protein — MASTLPPLIRDNPTATLAPEIGGTVTVGAISLSGLTVLSADQFSDILTDFVGRSLGSNDLAALTDRIATRARDRGYVFATARIMPQRLTAGVLIVAVDEGRIDRVDVDGSDNRAVRAALAPLANGQPVTLGALERRLLIAGDIDGIRVRRAKLVRDGSVGALVVTVAQDRVSASLSLRNDGTRPIGPIELHASLMIAQLFAADDSVTFGYSTSLVQPRELQYGRVRYQKQIGTTGTALSIASTYSVIQPGSYLSSYDILGRSWSQSLGLLQPLYRRRHSSLWLTGSLEVDNLTQRRGSTEVRRDRASVARVGLYGYDDMLGGRLRVSAILSQGVDLFDATGRNDPLASRFDADGTFTAANVWIEWTRPMGSGFSIRLAGDSQIASQPLLVGEEVSLGGSTFLRGYDWSERSGDQGAMGSAELRWDIKRPFGIARRAQLYAFGDGGVARNLSNGFGGGSLASVGGGLRVDITRSFGATAEIAVPLSGVRYDTRNRQPRVNLGISTSF; from the coding sequence GTGGCTTCGACCCTGCCGCCTTTGATCCGAGACAATCCGACCGCCACGCTCGCCCCCGAAATAGGCGGCACAGTCACGGTGGGGGCCATTTCGCTGTCTGGCCTGACAGTGTTGAGCGCGGATCAGTTCAGCGACATTCTGACGGACTTTGTCGGCAGATCGCTGGGATCGAACGATCTCGCCGCGCTGACCGATCGCATCGCCACGCGCGCGCGCGATCGCGGATACGTTTTCGCGACGGCACGCATCATGCCGCAACGGCTAACGGCTGGTGTGCTGATCGTCGCTGTCGACGAAGGCCGCATCGATCGCGTGGATGTCGATGGTAGCGACAATCGAGCGGTCCGCGCTGCGCTCGCACCACTTGCCAACGGGCAGCCCGTGACCCTGGGTGCACTGGAGCGCCGGTTGCTGATTGCCGGCGACATCGACGGTATCCGCGTACGCCGCGCCAAGCTCGTCCGCGATGGGAGTGTGGGAGCCCTGGTCGTGACCGTCGCGCAAGACAGGGTTTCCGCAAGCCTTTCGCTCCGCAACGACGGTACCCGGCCCATCGGCCCGATCGAGCTCCACGCCAGCCTCATGATCGCGCAACTGTTCGCGGCGGACGATTCAGTAACGTTCGGTTACTCGACCTCGCTCGTCCAACCCCGTGAGCTCCAATATGGACGGGTTCGGTATCAGAAGCAGATCGGTACCACGGGCACGGCATTGTCGATCGCGTCGACCTATTCGGTGATCCAGCCAGGGTCGTACCTTTCATCGTACGACATTCTCGGGCGTAGCTGGTCGCAGTCGCTTGGCCTGCTACAGCCACTGTATCGTCGCCGCCATTCGAGCCTTTGGTTGACCGGCTCGTTAGAGGTAGACAATCTCACTCAACGTCGCGGGAGCACGGAGGTCAGGCGCGACCGAGCGTCCGTCGCGCGGGTGGGCCTATACGGCTATGACGACATGCTGGGTGGCCGGCTCCGCGTGAGCGCGATCCTGTCGCAAGGGGTTGATCTGTTCGACGCGACAGGACGAAACGACCCCCTCGCTTCGCGGTTTGACGCCGATGGCACTTTTACGGCTGCAAACGTCTGGATCGAATGGACCCGACCGATGGGCTCGGGGTTCAGCATCCGATTGGCCGGCGATAGCCAGATCGCGTCGCAGCCTTTGCTCGTCGGCGAGGAAGTGTCGCTGGGCGGGAGTACGTTCTTGCGCGGCTATGACTGGAGCGAACGCTCCGGCGATCAGGGCGCAATGGGCTCCGCCGAGCTGCGCTGGGATATCAAACGCCCGTTTGGTATCGCCAGGCGCGCGCAGCTTTACGCCTTTGGTGACGGTGGTGTGGCGCGAAACCTGTCCAATGGCTTCGGCGGCGGCTCGCTGGCATCCGTTGGTGGCGGGCTACGGGTAGATATCACGCGATCGTTCGGCGCGACGGCGGAAATCGCAGTGCCCCTGTCGGGAGTGCGCTATGACACGCGCAATCGCCAGCCGCGCGTCAACCTAGGAATCTCCACCTCGTTCTAA
- a CDS encoding glycosyltransferase family 4 protein, which produces MRIAMLAPIAWRTPPRAYGPWELVTSLLTEELVARGVDVTLFATLDSLTRGKLDGVVPAGYEEDPSVDAKVWEYRHLSYVFSQAGEFDVIHNQADFPAHAFTPLIDTPMVTTIHGFGSERILPMYQPFQDSVHYVAISNADRHPSLKYAATIHHGIKLEDFPFEGDGSPTLLFFGRIHPDKGAAEAVAAAQASDRELDLFGVVQDRGYYERAVLPHLSDSIRYHGSVGGTGRVRALGNARALLHLINFDEPFGLSVIEAMACGTPVIANRRGSMPELIEDGVNGFLVDSFDEAIAAIARCDEIDRADCRRMVVERFSIERMADQYIKLYRDVCGKRLRLPGSGAAAPL; this is translated from the coding sequence ATGAGGATTGCGATGCTCGCGCCCATCGCGTGGCGTACGCCACCGCGCGCCTACGGACCATGGGAACTTGTCACAAGCTTGCTGACGGAGGAGCTTGTCGCGCGAGGCGTAGACGTGACCCTTTTCGCGACCCTCGACAGCCTGACGCGGGGTAAGCTCGATGGTGTCGTTCCGGCTGGATACGAAGAAGATCCCTCGGTCGATGCGAAAGTGTGGGAGTACCGCCACTTGAGCTACGTTTTCTCCCAGGCTGGCGAATTCGACGTCATCCATAACCAGGCGGATTTCCCGGCGCACGCGTTTACGCCCCTGATCGACACACCGATGGTAACCACCATTCACGGCTTTGGCTCAGAGCGCATCCTGCCGATGTACCAACCGTTTCAGGATAGTGTGCACTACGTGGCCATCAGCAATGCTGACCGACACCCTTCGCTCAAATACGCCGCGACCATCCATCATGGCATCAAGCTGGAAGACTTCCCGTTTGAAGGAGACGGCAGTCCCACCTTGCTCTTCTTTGGTCGCATCCACCCCGATAAGGGAGCAGCAGAGGCTGTCGCTGCGGCGCAGGCGTCCGATCGCGAACTTGACCTATTCGGCGTCGTTCAAGATCGAGGCTATTACGAGCGCGCGGTCCTGCCGCATCTTTCTGATTCCATTCGTTATCACGGGTCCGTTGGGGGTACTGGGCGTGTGCGCGCACTAGGAAACGCGCGCGCGCTGCTCCACCTCATCAACTTCGACGAACCCTTTGGCCTTTCCGTGATTGAGGCGATGGCCTGCGGAACACCCGTCATCGCTAATCGGCGGGGATCGATGCCCGAGCTGATCGAGGATGGCGTTAATGGATTTCTCGTGGACAGCTTTGACGAAGCAATCGCCGCGATCGCGCGCTGTGACGAGATAGACCGAGCAGACTGCCGACGAATGGTGGTTGAGCGTTTCTCGATCGAACGTATGGCCGATCAGTATATCAAATTATATCGCGACGTCTGCGGTAAGCGACTGCGGTTGCCGGGCTCAGGGGCAGCGGCGCCTCTTTGA
- a CDS encoding alpha-amylase family glycosyl hydrolase, with the protein MQRTPNRPWWETGVVYQIYPRSFQDSGDDGIGDLAGIERRLNYVFDLGVDAIWLSPIFPSPMADFGYDVADYCGIDPMFGDIVAFDRLVAAAHARGLKIILDFVPNHSSDQHPWFVESRSSRDNPRRDWYIWADAGPDGGPPNNWISDFAGSSWEWDARTEQFYLHAFLKEQPDLNWRNPALKAAMFDAMRFWFDRGVDGFRIDVLWHIVKAKGFPDNPVNPGWTPEMNARDQVFQKYSTDQPEAHQIAAEMRALADSYGARVLIGEIFLPNERHAKWFGTPDRPEVHLPFNFQLIENEWNAERIGQLIIDYEASLPADGWPNWVVGSHDAPRIAARIGEAQARVAAMLLLTLRGTPTLYQGDELGIGKVDIPPDRVRDPQELRQPGLGLGRDRSRTPMPWNGSCHAGFSSVEPWLPLNSDWKERNVAAEADKARSMLTLYRRLLSVRRSTPALNEGTFTLIRADNDVLMFERKLGRVRRTIALNFSNEPRRIDSARGKVILSTLEGVGASGELRGNEGVIVG; encoded by the coding sequence ATGCAGCGAACTCCAAATCGCCCTTGGTGGGAAACCGGCGTGGTCTATCAAATCTATCCGCGCTCGTTCCAAGACTCGGGCGACGACGGCATCGGTGATCTCGCGGGGATCGAGCGGCGTTTGAATTATGTGTTCGACCTAGGGGTCGATGCGATTTGGCTGTCCCCGATCTTCCCGTCACCGATGGCAGATTTCGGCTATGATGTAGCGGACTATTGCGGAATCGATCCGATGTTCGGCGATATCGTCGCGTTCGACCGGTTGGTCGCAGCGGCGCACGCGCGCGGTCTGAAGATCATCCTCGATTTCGTGCCTAATCATTCGTCGGACCAGCATCCCTGGTTTGTCGAGAGCCGGTCGTCACGCGACAATCCCAGACGCGACTGGTACATCTGGGCCGACGCGGGGCCAGACGGTGGACCGCCCAACAATTGGATAAGCGACTTCGCTGGCTCGTCCTGGGAGTGGGATGCACGGACGGAGCAATTTTACCTTCACGCCTTTCTCAAAGAGCAGCCAGACCTCAACTGGCGCAACCCTGCGCTCAAGGCAGCAATGTTCGATGCCATGCGCTTCTGGTTCGATCGCGGCGTAGATGGCTTTCGTATCGATGTGCTTTGGCACATCGTAAAAGCGAAGGGCTTTCCCGATAATCCGGTCAATCCCGGTTGGACGCCCGAAATGAATGCGCGCGACCAAGTGTTCCAAAAGTATTCAACGGACCAGCCCGAAGCGCATCAGATCGCGGCCGAAATGCGGGCGCTTGCCGACAGTTACGGCGCGCGCGTGTTGATCGGGGAGATCTTCCTGCCCAACGAGCGTCACGCAAAATGGTTCGGCACGCCTGATCGCCCAGAAGTGCACCTGCCGTTCAACTTTCAGCTGATCGAAAACGAGTGGAATGCGGAGCGTATAGGGCAACTGATCATCGATTATGAGGCATCCCTCCCAGCAGATGGCTGGCCGAACTGGGTAGTCGGCAGTCACGACGCCCCGCGGATCGCAGCCCGAATCGGCGAGGCACAGGCGCGCGTCGCCGCCATGCTGCTGCTGACGTTGCGGGGGACGCCGACGCTTTACCAGGGGGACGAATTAGGTATCGGCAAAGTTGATATTCCGCCAGACCGCGTGCGTGACCCGCAAGAGCTTCGCCAGCCGGGTCTTGGCCTTGGTCGTGATCGGTCGCGCACGCCTATGCCATGGAATGGATCTTGCCACGCCGGCTTTAGTTCGGTGGAACCGTGGCTGCCACTCAACTCCGATTGGAAAGAACGCAACGTGGCGGCAGAAGCGGATAAGGCACGTTCAATGTTGACCCTCTACCGGCGGCTGCTGTCCGTGCGGCGCTCAACACCGGCCCTCAATGAAGGCACCTTTACCTTGATCCGAGCGGACAATGACGTGTTGATGTTCGAGCGCAAGCTCGGGCGAGTTCGCCGGACGATCGCGCTCAATTTTAGCAACGAGCCGCGGCGCATCGATTCCGCAAGAGGCAAAGTGATTCTTTCGACGCTTGAGGGTGTCGGGGCGTCCGGCGAACTGCGTGGCAACGAGGGGGTCATCGTCGGATGA